The DNA sequence GTTAAGCCTGTTCACTTCATGGAGAAGGTTCTCTATGCTATAGATGAGCTGACCGGTTTAATCAACGCGGTCTGCTTAATGCGGCCTTCCAAAAGTGTTTTGGATTTGGAAGTCAAGTCTGTTAAGAAGAAGTACAAGCAGAAGAACTTCGCTGCCGGTGTAAATCGGGAAGTAATTGAAACAGGCTGTCAGATGCTGGGTGCAGATTTAGATGACCTGATCCAGGAAACCATTCTCGGGATGCGCACAGCGGCTGAAGCGATTGGCCTGAAAGGCAATCAATAGGAGCCAATAAAATTACAGGGAGGTAATTTGGTTGAATCAGAAGCGGCTTTTTAACGATGG is a window from the Bacillota bacterium genome containing:
- a CDS encoding HDIG domain-containing protein, which encodes MAQLTREQAWELLTEYNQSDALLKHALAVEAVMRHFAAKHGEDADKWGVIGLLHDLDYEKYPDEHCHKSAEIMRERGVDEEIIHAVCSHGYGICTDVKPVHFMEKVLYAIDELTGLINAVCLMRPSKSVLDLEVKSVKKKYKQKNFAAGVNREVIETGCQMLGADLDDLIQETILGMRTAAEAIGLKGNQ